From one Nocardioides scoriae genomic stretch:
- the uvrC gene encoding excinuclease ABC subunit UvrC, with product MADPSTYRPRPGSIPTQPGVYRFRDKDGRVVYVGKAKSLRPRLSSYFQDLAHLHPRTATMVTTAASVEWTVVGTEVEALQLEYSWIKEFDPRFNVKYRDDKSYPWLAITMDEEFPRVMVGRGAKRKGVRYFGPYGHAWAIRETVDLLLRVFPMRSCSNGVFKRSQQIGRPCLLGYIDKCAAPCVGRVDAEEHRGIAEDFADFMGGRTDAFVKRVEQQMYAASQEQDYERAARLRDDLGALTRALEKQAVVFGDGTDADVIALAEDPLEVAVQIFHVRSGRIRGQRGWVADRVDDLDTAGLVGEFLLQLYAGEDGDAIPREVLVPALPDDTDVFEQLLSESRGSKVGIRVPQRGDKRTLQETVAKNAQQSLVLHKTKRASDLTVRNQALEEIQEALDLPSAPLRIECYDISNLQGTEVVASMVVFEDGLARKSEYRRFVIRGVDGQNDVASMHEVITRRFRRLLDERIEHGDLGSGEVDPEAGPMLIDPDTGRPRKFAYTPGLVVVDGGPPQVAAARRALDELGIDDVPLCGLAKRLEEVWVPGEEDPVILPRSSEGLYLLQRIRDEAHRFAINHHRSRRSKTMVESLLDDVPGLGEVRRRTLIKHFGSLKKLRAATIEQIAEVPGIGTRTATAISEAVANRPGSVGVNTATGEIEEG from the coding sequence GTGGCAGACCCGTCGACCTACCGACCCCGACCGGGGTCGATCCCGACGCAGCCGGGGGTCTACCGCTTCCGCGACAAGGACGGCCGGGTCGTCTACGTCGGCAAGGCCAAGTCGCTGCGGCCGCGCCTCTCGTCCTACTTCCAGGACCTCGCCCACCTGCACCCCCGCACCGCGACGATGGTCACCACCGCGGCGTCGGTGGAGTGGACGGTGGTCGGCACCGAGGTCGAGGCCCTGCAGCTGGAGTACTCCTGGATCAAGGAGTTCGACCCGCGCTTCAACGTCAAGTACCGCGACGACAAGTCCTACCCCTGGCTCGCCATCACCATGGACGAGGAGTTCCCCCGCGTCATGGTCGGACGTGGGGCCAAGCGCAAGGGCGTGCGCTACTTCGGCCCCTACGGCCACGCCTGGGCGATCCGCGAGACGGTCGACCTGCTGCTGCGGGTGTTCCCGATGCGCTCGTGCAGCAACGGCGTGTTCAAGCGCTCCCAGCAGATCGGTCGCCCGTGCCTGCTGGGCTACATCGACAAGTGCGCCGCCCCGTGCGTCGGTCGCGTCGACGCCGAGGAGCACCGCGGCATCGCGGAGGACTTCGCCGACTTCATGGGCGGCCGGACCGACGCCTTCGTCAAGCGGGTCGAGCAGCAGATGTACGCCGCGTCGCAGGAGCAGGACTACGAGCGCGCCGCGCGGCTGCGCGACGACCTGGGTGCCCTGACCCGGGCCCTGGAGAAGCAGGCCGTGGTCTTCGGCGACGGCACCGACGCCGACGTGATCGCCCTGGCCGAGGACCCCCTCGAGGTCGCGGTGCAGATCTTCCACGTGCGCTCGGGCCGCATCCGCGGCCAGCGCGGCTGGGTCGCCGACCGCGTCGACGACCTCGACACGGCCGGGCTGGTGGGGGAGTTCCTGCTGCAGCTCTACGCCGGCGAGGACGGCGACGCCATCCCGCGCGAGGTGCTGGTGCCGGCCCTGCCCGACGACACCGACGTCTTCGAGCAGCTGCTCAGCGAGAGCCGCGGCTCCAAGGTGGGCATCCGGGTCCCGCAGCGCGGCGACAAGCGCACCCTGCAGGAGACGGTGGCCAAGAACGCCCAGCAGTCCCTGGTGCTGCACAAGACCAAGCGCGCCAGCGACCTCACGGTGCGCAACCAGGCCCTCGAGGAGATTCAGGAGGCGCTCGACCTGCCGTCGGCGCCGCTGCGCATCGAGTGCTACGACATCTCCAACCTGCAGGGCACCGAGGTGGTGGCCTCGATGGTCGTCTTCGAGGACGGGCTGGCCCGCAAGAGCGAGTACCGCCGGTTCGTGATCCGCGGGGTCGACGGCCAGAACGACGTCGCGTCCATGCACGAGGTGATCACCCGGCGCTTCCGCCGGCTGCTCGACGAGCGCATCGAGCACGGTGACCTGGGCAGCGGCGAGGTGGACCCGGAGGCGGGCCCGATGCTGATCGACCCCGACACCGGACGACCGCGCAAGTTCGCCTACACGCCCGGCCTCGTGGTCGTCGACGGCGGCCCGCCCCAGGTCGCGGCGGCCCGTCGCGCCCTCGACGAGCTCGGCATCGACGACGTGCCGCTGTGCGGCCTGGCCAAGCGGCTCGAGGAGGTCTGGGTGCCCGGCGAGGAGGACCCGGTCATCCTGCCGCGCTCCAGCGAGGGCCTCTACCTGCTCCAGCGGATCCGCGACGAGGCCCACCGCTTCGCGATCAACCACCACCGCTCGCGCCGCTCCAAGACGATGGTGGAGAGCCTGCTCGACGACGTGCCCGGCCTCGGGGAGGTGCGCCGGCGCACGCTGATCAAGCACTTCGGCTCGCTGAAGAAGCTGCGGGCTGCGACGATCGAGCAGATCGCCGAGGTGCCCGGCATCGGGACCCGCACGGCGACGGCCATCAGCGAGGCCGTGGCCAACCGGCCCGGCTCGGTCGGCGTCAACACCGCGACGGGCGAGATCGAGGAGGGGTGA
- a CDS encoding universal stress protein → MPENSSAPVQTVVVGYLPSPEGLAALAHAEQWATSFGARLVVVNTGKNGDYSHPSFAPAQEMDAIDVQLSEKGLSHVVEQPTDGQPPAEAILDAVTRHSADLLVIGVRRRSPVGKILTGSTAQQLLLDAPCPVLAVKSDA, encoded by the coding sequence GTGCCCGAGAACTCCAGCGCCCCCGTCCAGACCGTCGTCGTCGGCTACCTGCCCTCCCCCGAGGGGCTGGCCGCCCTGGCCCACGCCGAGCAGTGGGCGACCTCCTTCGGTGCCCGTCTCGTCGTGGTCAACACCGGCAAGAACGGCGACTACTCCCACCCGAGCTTCGCGCCCGCGCAGGAGATGGACGCCATCGACGTGCAGCTGAGCGAGAAGGGCCTGAGCCACGTCGTCGAGCAGCCCACCGACGGCCAGCCGCCGGCCGAGGCGATCCTCGACGCCGTCACGCGTCACTCCGCCGACCTGCTGGTGATCGGCGTGCGCCGCCGCTCCCCCGTCGGCAAGATCCTGACCGGCAGCACGGCGCAGCAGCTGCTGCTCGACGCGCCGTGCCCCGTGCTCGCGGTCAAGTCCGACGCCTGA
- a CDS encoding Rieske (2Fe-2S) protein: MAPSDPTPSRSASPTAATQASGPRRRTTSRRALVGGALGLGVGVPLVAACGSDDEASGSGSGTSTTSSGPVTTTSDVPVGGGVILAAEKIVVTQPTESEFKAFSAVCPHQKCLVSKIEGEDIDCECHGSKFSITDGSVVNGPAEQPLSALTVKVDGQDISVT, translated from the coding sequence ATGGCACCCAGCGACCCGACCCCGTCCCGCTCTGCGTCCCCGACCGCCGCTACGCAGGCGTCCGGACCCCGCCGTCGCACCACCTCGCGGCGGGCCCTGGTCGGCGGCGCGCTCGGCCTGGGGGTCGGCGTGCCCCTCGTCGCGGCGTGCGGGTCGGACGACGAGGCGTCGGGCTCCGGCTCGGGCACGAGCACGACGTCGTCGGGGCCGGTGACCACCACCTCGGACGTCCCCGTCGGCGGCGGCGTCATCCTGGCCGCCGAGAAGATCGTCGTGACCCAGCCGACCGAGAGCGAGTTCAAGGCCTTCTCGGCCGTCTGCCCCCACCAGAAGTGCCTGGTCTCCAAGATCGAGGGCGAGGACATCGACTGCGAGTGCCACGGCAGCAAGTTCTCGATCACCGACGGCTCGGTGGTCAACGGACCGGCCGAGCAGCCGCTGTCCGCGCTGACCGTGAAGGTCGACGGCCAGGACATCAGCGTCACCTGA